The sequence below is a genomic window from Cicer arietinum cultivar CDC Frontier isolate Library 1 chromosome 6, Cicar.CDCFrontier_v2.0, whole genome shotgun sequence.
TCCGcgacaaaatataaaaagaaaaaattgatgtcTACCAGCTTTCTTTGCGGCACGAAACAAGACTTCTTCAACCAAATGCTGAGCTGGGTCACCTTCGGGTTGCAATGTGATGAAAAGCTCAACTTCAGCAACTGCTTCTTCGTTTGACAAGTATTGATAGAGTCCATCGGAgcataaaatcaaaaatttgtctttttGGCCTAATCTGTGGTGTTTAAGATATGGTTGGCAACTTATGTAAGGAGAATTTCCCACATAGTCTATTCTAAACATCTCCAAAAGTGCATTGTTCCATTTGGGCTGCAAACATTCACACATGTGTTCAGATATAGAATTTAGGGGGGAAAATCTAAACATTTCCAAGTATGAAACATGTACACCCTTCTCTACTTTCATTTTAGCAAGAAAAAGAACTTGGTTAAGAAAATAGTTGTTTTTAGAAAACACTACTTATCATTAATATGGCAAGTTTTTGAATATCCACTCGTGATTCATAATCACAAGAGCAATGTGTCAATATTACTAATTTGAGATTATTAATCTTCTACTAGAATGGCACCTAGCTTATGTATCACACTAGCAGTAGCGATTATTTTTTACATCCAAAGATTAGGCTTGTTTAAGAAACCCTTTGTGACAAGAGAAAGAAATGTGGAATAGACTATAGAGTACAGTCTTTTTATAGAATGTGTAAGTAATCAGATAATACTATATCCTATTACTGAGTTCCTTGACTGTCATGGTAAAGATGAGTGTAAAGTACAATACCAACCTGTTTGAGAAATCCAGCACCAAATGCTCTTGTAACCTTAAGAGATCCCTTAACACGATCATTGACAACAGCACAAGGATCATCAGGGTGTTCTTTTATTATTCTGGTAACTTCctgaaattaaaaatcaaacatatttCAATCAAGATGAGCATAAAAACAAAAAGGCCAAAATAGTATTCTAATATAAGCAAACAATTTACCTCCTCAACATTGGTACTATGATCTTTAGTAAGCTGAAAAGCACTTAAACTAGGAACAGAATTTGATTTATCAGCATCATCCCATGATTCAAGATCATGCATTGTCTCTTCATTAATCCTTTCCAAATCCTGTCTAATTTTCCCAATCCAATAATCAGGTTCAGCTTTTTGAGCCAACACAGCTCTACTATCTCCAACATTCATCACATAAACATCTTCCCCTTTCATCAACATTACAAGGACACATGAACCCATTAAAGCAAGTTCTGGATTCTCCATCACCATCTTATCAGCAACATCAAGATAAGACTCCTCAGTTTTGTTCAAAGCTCGCGAAAGAGCTTCCAAAACATCCGAATGATTAACACAATTGTTGTTGCCACCACCATTAGACTCGGATCGACTCAAACTCAATTGTTCCTTTAATCTTCTATCAAGCTCTAACCTTTCCTTATCCCATTCACACTTCCACCTCTTCTGATTCTCCTCGTGTTTCTTCGCCGAATCTTTGTACTTGTTCTTCGAATTCTTCCCTCTTTTTTTGttcttcaaaatcaaatcaCCACTTACACAAgcatgattattattattactattattctCCTGATCAACACACTGAGAACAATAATCTAAAAAGCTATCATCTTTCTCAACAACATCAACATCATCAATTGAATTGAAATTCAAACTATCTTGTGCACACCCATCATCCCAAAGCAACCCTTTTAATTCTTTGTGCACATTAGAGTAAagatttgaaattaaataatcagGTGCATCAGGACCGTTGAAACCATCATAGATCCCAACAAAAACCCAACCATGTTCCTCAGAAACAACAACATGAACACGATCTTCCCCTGCTTTCCCCTGAGCCCATTGAAGATTCTGACTACCCAATGAATCATCATCTTCCAAACTACCCTCACTACTCAAATTCAAACTACTCACCGTCAAATTCTCGTTATGCTTTTCCGCAGTAAGGATCCACTCCGGTGGCTCCTTAACGGTGACTCCTTTGATCGGAGTAACACTAACCATAGAATTCTGTTTACGAGACAGAGTCTTCAAAATCGCTCTCTGAAGAACACGaatccatttttcttttctcGTTCTAGGTCTAACGGTGAATCCCAAACCACCGTGAGAGAAGCTTCTCTGAAACTGATCGGAACCGGTGCTTTCTTTTTCAATCGGACCGGAAAATAAACCACGGTCGATTGGACCGGACATAAACCCACGCTCGATCGGACCGGACATGAAACCACGCTCGATCGGACCGGAAGTCGCGAACCCACCACCTCCGAGGTTACCGGAAAATTGACCCGAACCCATCAGATTCTTCGGAATCGGTTGAAGAGGAAGAGAAGCGAAGGAAGTTGAACTCTCGAAAGCTGCTGCTCTATCGAAACAACCGTAGGAGTATAAATCCATGAACGCCGTTGATAGAGGAGTCGACGTGTTGGCGCTGACGGAAGCGCCGGAAATTGTTCTGAAGGTTGTTGTTTCTTCGGAGTGAACCTTTGATGAAGATAACCGGGTCGGGTCGGGTCTAACGTAACAGAAAGAGTGACCAAGTCCTTCGTCTAAAGGGTCagttattaaaattgatatgtCATGTTTCCGACCACCGTTGTTGCCGGTGAAACATACCGTTAATTTTCCTAATCCGTTACCCATAGCAACACACcacagaagaagaaaaaacaaaagaatcaaAAGAATACAGAGAAATAACACGTTTTAAGGTTGCTAGTTGTTACAAGTTGTTATTCATGTTGGATTGGTGTTGAATTATTAGTGGGAACTAGGAagcaagagagagagagagagagagagagaggagggGAGAAGTGGATGGTGAAGAAGGAAGACAAGTTGAAGTTGATAAGAGAAGAAGATGAGAGAGAGAGTTGACTTTTGCAAATAAAggttttttacaaaataagaaAACGCACTCATTTTTCTCTCTCAATTATTAtggaaaataaatgaaaatttgaggttttttaaatttttgagtGGGGCGTTGACTATGATGAAGATAAAGTAAAACTTAAAGGTTTATGTCCGGTTTTAATATCTGGTTTTATGTTCAACCACGCTTCTTAGGGAGCGTGATGTACACGCTCGGAATAAGTGTATGCTATCTTTTGTGGGAAAGCAATGAATCTGATGTTGAGAGCGTTGTCGTGTTTGTTTGTTAGGTTTGGGAGAAAAAAAGAGggtgaaattttaaataaggTCGTACAAAAAGTCAACTTAGAGGAAagaggaaaaataaattttaggaGTACTAAAAAAAATACGATATTGAAAAGCGTGCCATGGTCGCCGTTGGATCAAGTGAAGGGGGTCGAAGAAATCATATTGACTACCACGTGGCAATCTTTGATTGGTAGTATGTGATAATTGTCAACTAAAGGTTTTCTTAACTCAACTCAACTAGACAACTAGTAAAACAATTTTCTCTATCTtataataaatgttaaattttatatttaaatttttatacagagaaataattttattaaactatttattttaattattaatatactttttattattattaatagaaaatataataattattaataatatttattttagaatagaaaaatttgttaaaataacatGTGAGACGAGTAGAGTAggaagttttttttcttctctaaaataacaatgacataaATATCGTCAATAGTTTCGGCATTTTGTTTTAACTTAAATAAATGGAAAAATGGAGAAGGTGAGGTTGGCTAAACTTAATTGAATGTGCTGTTGGTGGGGTAGTTCGAAATTAGTAATGCTGCCATCAGTGCACAGcctgaatatttaggtcatttgacTAAGATGCAGCCCCATTACTCCATTGACTTTTTCTAGATATTATAGATTGAAATGAAtgttgacatttcaaattttgcTCTGACGATGCTTGAgattgtttatttataaaaaccaGTGATGGTTTTGTAAATGTTATGgaagaataaaaaaagtttaggCAAATTTCAACAACTCATAAATTTTAACAATACTCAGCGacatttctaaaaaatattaatgatttgttttatttttatgtttaagaatgtgatttgattgatatttatttagtaTATTGAGTTTTGtagattatatttattttttgttatttttattgaaatgatGTCAATTGATCATTTTCTCAATTGTGAAAATTAAGAGGACTCTTCTCAAaagtaaaaattttaaataatttttaaacactAATCAATAATAGTAATCATCCTAAACTTTGattactatttatattttttttttaaatgtgagataagatatttattttaatatcctttttttttaactaaaaagagAAAGTATGTGCAACTAAACTCTCATAAAACAAGTTTTGagtgtttttaaatttaatgaaatcgTCGTcaaagtttatttaaaatagaaaaaatattagaaaatcctttaaaacaaaaaaaaaattatttgaaaacaagtttAAAGTTTGGGAGTCGATTATACGCAAAGAAAATATTAGCACTCTACGGCATTCGTTAAAAAATAGTTACttgtaattaattatacaaaatttatattaatttaaaaaatatgtacttTCTTCCTATTAATAAATAcacatataaattattattattataaatgtaatattgaaataaaaggttgtttaaaatagagaagaaaaaaaagaaattttattattgtgttcgacaagagtgtgatcttgctcctacatATCTCCAAGTGCGATAGAGAAATTAAAGTTACATAGTTCTTGGGTAAAAATGCGAATAtgttgattgtttttaaagaaaatttgttttgatgaaagaaaatgagtttgtttgatttgaataattattttaaaatgtaagtTTTAAGGCTACCAAGTTGTACAATTTGTGTCTCAAAAactaattactaaaaaaatgttaCATGACGTACATCTAGTTAATttgtttaagaatttttttactattttggTTATAAGAaggaattttaaaattgtataacttgtgtcttaaaaaaattcaaactaaaaAGATGTCATCTTTAgttaaccatttaaaaatattttttttaattattaagttgTTTGTGAATATGAGTTTTAGAAGTACCAAATTGACACAACTTACATCATAacaactcaaatattaaaaaaaatatcacatctcaTTAATCTTTAGTCAATAAGTTTAGATAATCCTatgaaataaaatcaacaataaatacaaaaataaaataacactaaaaGAGATATATGAACTTGTAGTCTGATCtattaagtaaacaaaatacaacaatAGAATCAAAAaccaataataatatttaataatattgtaaCTGCATGTACATTATTCGAGAAAACAAAAGGGTTtataaagcaaaaaaaaaaaaatattgacaacCAGGTGAGAGGGAAGAGATACATTCCTTTTCTATTAGTAAAGGCGGAGATGGAGGCTATGCGGTGGACCTTGGAGACACATGAGATGGAGGAACCAGCTGTGGTTCTCTTTTCCGTTCTCGCCtaaattaaggttttttatttgatttttgttggtTGTGTTattaaaatgagttttatttatttattatcatcatttgatttgatgaaccttttcttctatattttttacaatgttTCTTCTCTGTTTTTTTACTGATTacagaaacaaaaacaaaaaagctCTCCCTtctatattttgattttgttggaaaaatatATAACTTCATTCTCCCATTTGATTTTTTAGTTCTCAATTTATAAGCTACATGGATGAATCTTTGTGCCCATAAGATAAATTGAAGCTTGATTTTTCTATTGTTTTGcagaaattataaaattgtggAGAGATGGAATGGAAAGGGAAACAAgtgaaataacttttttttttcattttgagtGAAGATTATAACTTATCAGTAAGAAATAAGGAGAAAAAAGAAAGTTGAAAGAATGATTGTTTCGAAATTTATTATTGGTGCATAGATCaatgacaattaaaaaaataatcgtATTCAAATTGGTTACTGATGTGTAGATCGACGGGAATCAACAATTGATTGTCTCTAGATTGGTTATTAGTGCATAGATTAGATTGTCGAGAATAAAAAACTGATCTTATTATGATTGATTACAGATCGATAGAGATGAAAAATGGCAATATATGTAGCTAGTGTAGAATTTTAATAAAGAggaaatatctatatataataaGGTGGTTGAGTATAAGTAAAGTGTAAATATAAGATGTTTCATGCGTATTAtgcattataaataaatatataacacaATTTAGAGTGTTGtacattataaataaatgtacaACACAAATTTGTTGAGTATAGATAAAGTATTAATGTAAAATGTATGATTCATGTGTATTAtgcaatataaataaaatagtgtttattttttaaattcctCGATCCATACACCCACACAATTAAATGAACGGAGTAACAACCGTTTTCGCAGGATGATTTTTGTACATCTCGTGTGACATTTTTCTCGACACAAGCTATTGAAGCAAAATccattatttaaaatgattatctTTTTTCCCTTTTCTACGCATCCTTATATCTTGATAACTTATCGGGTTctcatgtatatatttttatcaagcatcgaaataatatatatatttttttttatattt
It includes:
- the LOC101499809 gene encoding probable protein phosphatase 2C 4, which produces MGNGLGKLTVCFTGNNGGRKHDISILITDPLDEGLGHSFCYVRPDPTRLSSSKVHSEETTTFRTISGASVSANTSTPLSTAFMDLYSYGCFDRAAAFESSTSFASLPLQPIPKNLMGSGQFSGNLGGGGFATSGPIERGFMSGPIERGFMSGPIDRGLFSGPIEKESTGSDQFQRSFSHGGLGFTVRPRTRKEKWIRVLQRAILKTLSRKQNSMVSVTPIKGVTVKEPPEWILTAEKHNENLTVSSLNLSSEGSLEDDDSLGSQNLQWAQGKAGEDRVHVVVSEEHGWVFVGIYDGFNGPDAPDYLISNLYSNVHKELKGLLWDDGCAQDSLNFNSIDDVDVVEKDDSFLDYCSQCVDQENNSNNNNHACVSGDLILKNKKRGKNSKNKYKDSAKKHEENQKRWKCEWDKERLELDRRLKEQLSLSRSESNGGGNNNCVNHSDVLEALSRALNKTEESYLDVADKMVMENPELALMGSCVLVMLMKGEDVYVMNVGDSRAVLAQKAEPDYWIGKIRQDLERINEETMHDLESWDDADKSNSVPSLSAFQLTKDHSTNVEEEVTRIIKEHPDDPCAVVNDRVKGSLKVTRAFGAGFLKQPKWNNALLEMFRIDYVGNSPYISCQPYLKHHRLGQKDKFLILCSDGLYQYLSNEEAVAEVELFITLQPEGDPAQHLVEEVLFRAAKKAGLDFHELLEIPQGDRRRYHDDVSIIVISLEGRIWRSCV